Below is a genomic region from Trichocoleus sp..
AAGATGCCACCAAAGGTGACAAACAGCATGAGCAGGCGAAACCCCCAACCTGTATCGCCGCCAACTGTCCCTGAGTCGAGGGTTCGCATCAGCACGCCCCATGCAGCTTCGGGAAGATTGAGACGATCGCCTCCTTCTGGTGCAATCCCCGATATGCTTACAAACACCGACATCAGCACAATAAACGCCAGGGAAACCAATGCCAGGCCGCTGACCAGGGCTACGGTGCCTCGGGCCATAAAATTGTCAAATCTGTAGCGCAATTGTTCGGCAAGGCTGCTCTGACGCTTTCTGCTGCGAAATTTTGTACGATTATGAATAAGGTTTTGCATGGGAGGCTCGGGAAACAACTCGTTATGAGGCGTTCTAAAACACCAAAGGTATCCCGTAGTATTCCCTGTTTAGTTCCGATCGCTACGATACGGCAAGAATTGTTGAAAGTCGCGCTCCCAAAACATATTCTCTGAAGCAATACCCGTTACTTTACCAGGGTAGATAGGCGAAGTTGAGTAATTTGAGCGATTTCTGATAGAGCCTGCTGAATTTCCATATCCAAAGGATTATTCAGACGATGCTTAAATGCTTCTAAAATACTGTCTTTCGTGTGGTTCTTAACAGCAACAATAAAGGGGAAACTAAACTTATCCCGATAGGCTTGATTGAGCTGTTGGAAGCACTCGTATTCTTCAGGGGTTAAGCGATCCAAGCCTGCTCCAGCCTGTTCTTGAACGGAAGCTTCTGCCATTTTTGCTTTGCTGCCTAGATCAGGATGCGATCGAATAAAGGTCAGTTGGCTTTTCTGATCCATTTCATGCACAACCTTCAGCATGTGTTGGTGTATGTGATCTGCACTAATAAACGGACGATTCTTCCAGGCTTGGTGGGCGATCGCAGGAGTTTCCTCAAACACTGTTCCAAAAGCTGCAACAAACTCCTCCTGACTCATCTGGTTGATCTCATCGATTGAATATGACATCGCAATGTTTTCCGAATAGGTTCAGGATCAAATCATTCTTTC
It encodes:
- the uraD gene encoding 2-oxo-4-hydroxy-4-carboxy-5-ureidoimidazoline decarboxylase, translating into MSYSIDEINQMSQEEFVAAFGTVFEETPAIAHQAWKNRPFISADHIHQHMLKVVHEMDQKSQLTFIRSHPDLGSKAKMAEASVQEQAGAGLDRLTPEEYECFQQLNQAYRDKFSFPFIVAVKNHTKDSILEAFKHRLNNPLDMEIQQALSEIAQITQLRLSTLVK